Genomic window (Rhodothermales bacterium):
GGAATACCTCTACCTCGTCGGCGATATCTTCGACGGCTGGGCACTCGGGAAAGCCTGGTACTGGCCGCAGGCTCACAACGATATCATCCAGAAGATTCTTCGAAAGGCCCGAAAAGGCACGCGGGTGACCTACATCCCCGGCAATCATGACGAGTTTGCGCGCGGCTTCGTGGATCAGCAATTCGGGGGGATCGTAACACGGTTGAATGCCATGCACACCACCTGTGACGGCAGGCAATTCATCGTCTTGCATGGCGACGAGTTTGACGGGGTCGTCCAGTACGCGCAGTGGCTGTCGGTCCTCGGCGCGCGCGCCTATCAGTTGACACTCAGCGCCAATTACTGGTACAACCGGCTACGAAAACGCCTGAACCTGCCGTACTGGTCGCTTTCCGCGTATGTGAAGTATAAGACGAAGCGGGCGGTGCAGCACATCGCTCATTTTGAACGGTTTGTAGCGCAAGAAGCCCGCAAATACGAAGTGGATGGGGTGATCTGTGGCCACATCCACCACGCGGAGATGCGAACGATCGATGGCGTGCAGTATGGCAACTCCGGCGATTGGGTGGAGAGTTGCACGGCGCTCGTCGAACACGTGGACGGTACGCTCGAGATCATTCGCTGGGACGGTTCTACCGATGCCGGTGAAAATTCGGGCAATGAATCGGGCCACGATGAACTAGAGCTTCCCCTGCGATTCGCCATGAACGGCTTACATCCTCACTGAACTGGTGCGATCTCGGTTGTTTCGCCGGCGTACCGAGCTCGTATGCCCATGACTCCACTGAACTGCCTGTTTATCGTCCAGGGTGAAGGGCGCGGTCACATGACCCAGGCCCTCGCCCTCAAGGCTATCCTCGAAGACGCCGGCCACCGAGTCGCCGGCGTGCTGATGGGAAAAAGCAGCGGCCGGCGGGTGCCCACGTTTTTTACCGAGAAAATTGGCACACCGGTCACCTATTTCGATAGCCCCAACTTCGCGTTGGACGCCACGCAGAAATCGGTCGATATGGGCGCCACTATCGTCCAGAACGTACGCATGGGCGGCGCCTTTCGAGCGAGCATCGACACGATCCACACCGCGATCGAAGCCACGCGACCAGACGTCATTGTCAACTTCTTCGAGCCGCTGTTTGGGGCGTATGTGCTGCTGTACCGGCCGACGGCGCCGGTGGTGTGCATCGGGCATCAGTACATGTACCACCAC
Coding sequences:
- a CDS encoding UDP-2,3-diacylglucosamine diphosphatase, with the protein product MGNGGPNRYRTIWISDFHLGTRHMKAEALLDFLRCNESEYLYLVGDIFDGWALGKAWYWPQAHNDIIQKILRKARKGTRVTYIPGNHDEFARGFVDQQFGGIVTRLNAMHTTCDGRQFIVLHGDEFDGVVQYAQWLSVLGARAYQLTLSANYWYNRLRKRLNLPYWSLSAYVKYKTKRAVQHIAHFERFVAQEARKYEVDGVICGHIHHAEMRTIDGVQYGNSGDWVESCTALVEHVDGTLEIIRWDGSTDAGENSGNESGHDELELPLRFAMNGLHPH